One Funiculus sociatus GB2-C1 DNA window includes the following coding sequences:
- a CDS encoding single-stranded DNA-binding protein, with product MTLNVVTLVGRVGGDPDVKYFESGSIKCKLTLAVRRRSRNNDQPDWFNLELWGKTAEVAENFVRKGSLIGVQGSLKFDTWSDRNSGATRSTPVIKVDHLDLLGSKQDTDASAGSYNDSEF from the coding sequence ATGACTCTAAATGTTGTAACCCTGGTAGGGCGTGTAGGTGGAGATCCGGATGTTAAGTATTTCGAGTCAGGGAGCATTAAGTGTAAGCTGACGCTGGCAGTAAGAAGACGATCGCGCAATAACGACCAGCCGGATTGGTTCAATTTAGAACTTTGGGGTAAAACGGCGGAAGTAGCTGAAAACTTTGTCCGTAAGGGCAGCTTGATTGGAGTGCAAGGCTCGTTAAAGTTTGATACTTGGAGCGATCGCAACTCAGGAGCTACCCGTTCTACACCCGTCATTAAGGTGGATCACCTGGATCTATTGGGTTCTAAGCAAGACACTGATGCTAGTGCGGGCAGCTATAACGATAGCGAGTTCTAA
- a CDS encoding SIMPL domain-containing protein, which produces MNLTFASSFWKQAGLISLVLSVLSLSIATRAVAQEKMLRTLTVSGRGVENIPTTLTQVRLGVEVQGKVAADVQQEAARRSAAVVELLKSRNVEKLETTGISLNPIYSYENNVQRLTGYSATNIVSFRIDTQKAGTLLDEAVKAGATRIDGISFVADDSAIASAQKQALREATQDAQAQADAVLSSLNLTRREIVNIQVNGAVVPPPRPIPIADMAMRSETLAKTTPVIGGEQEVEASVTLQISY; this is translated from the coding sequence ATGAATTTAACCTTTGCGTCTAGTTTTTGGAAGCAGGCTGGGCTGATATCGTTAGTATTGAGTGTGCTTAGCTTGAGTATTGCTACAAGAGCTGTTGCCCAAGAAAAAATGCTGCGAACCCTGACTGTTAGTGGGCGAGGTGTCGAAAATATTCCCACAACTTTGACGCAGGTGCGGCTGGGGGTGGAAGTTCAGGGGAAAGTTGCGGCGGATGTGCAGCAGGAAGCTGCCCGACGCTCAGCTGCTGTGGTGGAGCTGCTAAAATCTCGCAATGTGGAGAAATTAGAAACTACTGGCATTAGCCTCAATCCGATTTACAGCTACGAGAACAATGTCCAGCGTCTAACTGGGTATAGTGCTACCAATATTGTCAGCTTTCGGATTGATACTCAAAAAGCCGGAACTCTTCTGGACGAGGCAGTTAAAGCAGGGGCAACCCGGATTGATGGTATAAGTTTTGTAGCTGATGATAGCGCGATCGCGTCTGCTCAAAAACAAGCTCTACGCGAAGCTACCCAAGATGCCCAAGCCCAAGCTGATGCTGTTTTGAGTTCCCTAAATCTCACTCGTAGGGAAATCGTCAACATTCAAGTCAATGGCGCTGTTGTACCGCCGCCACGGCCAATACCCATAGCTGATATGGCTATGCGGTCTGAGACTCTAGCAAAAACTACTCCGGTAATTGGCGGTGAGCAAGAGGTAGAGGCATCAGTTACCCTGCAAATTAGTTATTAA
- a CDS encoding cation:proton antiporter, with product MEIVSTAWVNFITPFSFPLWNKTIPVLATATPEAENAPLVLAGVLLSLVVIYLASKIGGELSNNIGLPPVLGELVGGVVVGVSALHLLVFPESGADSSSSVIMSFLQSTGGLSPDAAVDVFQTQSEVVSVLAELGVIILLFEIGLESNFRELMDVGIQALLVAVVGVAVPFAAGTAGLMILFGIPAVPAIFAGAALTATSIGITSKVLSELGRLNSKEGQIILGAAVIDDVIGIIVLAVVASLAKTGKVDVSNVFYLIISASAFLIGAILLGKVFNKSFVIIAEKLKTRGSLVIPAFIFAFIMAYLAAAIHLEAILGAFAAGLVLDETDKRKELERQVCPIADMFVPIFFVTVGAKTDLGVLNPAVPSNREGLIIAIFLIVVAIVGKVVTGLAVFGQPQINRLAIGVGMIPRGEVGLVFAGVGSASGALSEATEAAIIMMVILTTFLAPPLLRFVFQEAPAVPVKESD from the coding sequence ATGGAGATAGTTTCAACTGCCTGGGTGAATTTTATCACCCCATTCTCATTTCCACTTTGGAACAAAACCATTCCTGTGCTGGCAACAGCAACACCAGAAGCAGAAAACGCCCCACTCGTCCTAGCAGGGGTACTGCTGAGTTTAGTCGTAATTTACCTTGCCAGCAAAATCGGGGGAGAATTATCTAACAACATCGGCTTACCACCCGTCTTAGGCGAACTCGTCGGAGGCGTGGTGGTGGGTGTCTCCGCCCTGCATCTGCTGGTATTTCCAGAAAGCGGCGCAGACAGTTCCAGTTCTGTAATTATGTCTTTCCTCCAATCCACTGGAGGGTTAAGCCCCGACGCAGCGGTAGACGTGTTTCAAACCCAAAGCGAAGTCGTGTCCGTTCTGGCAGAACTGGGCGTGATCATTTTGCTATTTGAAATTGGACTGGAATCGAATTTCAGGGAACTGATGGATGTTGGTATCCAGGCGTTACTCGTAGCAGTAGTCGGGGTAGCAGTGCCATTTGCCGCAGGCACTGCGGGACTGATGATCTTGTTTGGCATTCCAGCGGTGCCAGCGATTTTTGCGGGTGCAGCTTTGACTGCAACCAGTATTGGTATTACCTCCAAAGTTCTATCAGAACTAGGGCGTCTTAATTCCAAAGAAGGTCAGATTATTCTTGGCGCTGCCGTCATAGACGACGTGATCGGTATCATCGTCCTGGCAGTGGTGGCAAGTCTTGCCAAAACTGGCAAAGTGGACGTAAGTAACGTTTTCTATCTGATTATCAGCGCCAGTGCTTTCTTGATCGGTGCGATTCTGCTTGGCAAAGTCTTCAACAAATCTTTTGTGATCATTGCCGAGAAACTCAAGACACGCGGTAGCTTGGTCATACCAGCATTCATCTTCGCCTTTATAATGGCTTATCTTGCCGCCGCCATCCATTTAGAAGCCATACTCGGAGCTTTTGCGGCTGGCTTAGTCTTAGACGAAACGGATAAGCGTAAAGAGTTGGAAAGGCAAGTGTGTCCCATTGCCGATATGTTTGTGCCGATTTTCTTCGTCACGGTAGGAGCCAAAACAGATTTAGGCGTACTCAACCCAGCTGTTCCTAGTAACCGGGAGGGTTTGATAATTGCCATTTTCCTTATCGTAGTGGCGATTGTCGGAAAGGTTGTTACTGGTCTTGCAGTATTTGGTCAACCCCAGATTAATCGATTAGCGATCGGTGTCGGAATGATTCCTAGAGGCGAAGTAGGATTAGTCTTTGCTGGTGTCGGTTCCGCCAGTGGTGCTTTGTCTGAAGCCACAGAAGCCGCGATTATTATGATGGTCATCTTGACAACCTTCTTAGCACCCCCGTTATTAAGGTTTGTGTTTCAAGAGGCTCCCGCAGTTCCGGTTAAGGAGAGTGATTAA
- a CDS encoding N-acetylmuramoyl-L-alanine amidase, producing MRLYWLLPSCLSLFLVTSPAFAAKLVSWRFDTNQNRLDFRTDDGVQPKAQLLANPSRLVIDLPGTTFGRPTVTQQLAGALRSLRVGQFEGNVTRLVIELDPGYTLDPEQVVFQGASPSQWSVQLPKPQRVSQLPNSSARPTLVNSSFSSIRPTSPSKPTLGNLSPSSGFNRSLSSQAAASPAGSVAQIEDIQVTNDGFFLRTNGDRPSIIKVKRSSDRRNITFDIQGATISRSLSSPESRVNRYGVSRILLSQVDTSPSVVRVTMNVTKESPDWQASVSGFGGIVLLPQGTTAGSIESPTLAGNQPSPFNPPTRTVPTTPTTRRDGEVATIQSVELSGTQLFIRADRSVKFTGKWDGSAGAYRITIPSATLAERVKGPTLDARTMVRRVRLVQQDPRTVVVLVQPGDGVQIGELNQLTDQLLALQLQRGRFSSVLPRPDTIPVPAPETNNPPEFSPRPRNGRLVVVVDAGHGGKDPGAIGVGGLREVDVILPIARQVEALLERQGVQVVMTRKDDYFVDLQPRVTMAERANADLFVSIHANSIGGRPDVQGVETYYYSSGGRLARSIHNSILQATDAKDRGVRQARFYVLRKSSMPSVLVEVGFVSNRQEAAKLGSPDYQSQMAQAIARGILQYIQQNL from the coding sequence GTGAGACTTTACTGGCTATTACCCAGTTGTTTGAGCCTTTTTCTGGTTACATCTCCCGCTTTTGCGGCAAAACTGGTTTCGTGGCGTTTTGATACTAATCAAAACCGGCTGGATTTTAGGACTGACGATGGAGTGCAGCCGAAAGCGCAGCTTTTGGCTAATCCTTCACGTCTGGTAATCGATTTGCCTGGTACAACTTTCGGACGCCCAACGGTAACTCAGCAGTTGGCGGGGGCGTTACGCAGTTTGCGGGTGGGACAGTTTGAGGGTAATGTTACTCGCCTGGTAATTGAATTAGACCCTGGTTACACGCTTGATCCGGAGCAAGTAGTCTTTCAGGGAGCTTCCCCCAGTCAGTGGTCGGTACAATTACCAAAACCTCAACGAGTTTCACAATTACCAAATTCTTCTGCTAGACCAACTCTGGTAAATTCTTCGTTCTCCTCGATACGGCCAACTTCTCCCAGTAAGCCAACTTTGGGAAATTTGTCGCCGTCGTCTGGATTCAATCGATCTTTAAGCAGTCAAGCAGCCGCCAGCCCAGCTGGGTCGGTTGCTCAAATTGAAGATATACAGGTGACGAATGATGGGTTTTTCCTGCGGACGAATGGCGATCGCCCTTCAATTATTAAGGTAAAGCGGAGTAGCGATCGCCGCAATATTACCTTTGACATCCAAGGCGCTACCATATCCCGTAGTCTCTCATCGCCAGAGTCGCGGGTGAATCGCTATGGTGTCAGTCGCATTCTCTTATCTCAGGTGGATACTTCACCTTCAGTCGTCCGCGTGACGATGAACGTGACCAAGGAAAGTCCCGACTGGCAGGCAAGCGTCAGCGGTTTTGGCGGTATTGTCCTATTACCGCAGGGAACTACTGCTGGAAGCATTGAAAGCCCGACTTTGGCTGGCAATCAGCCTTCTCCTTTCAATCCCCCAACTCGAACGGTGCCAACAACGCCAACAACGCGCCGCGACGGTGAGGTGGCAACGATTCAGTCGGTTGAACTCTCCGGAACTCAGTTATTCATCAGAGCAGATCGGTCTGTAAAATTTACTGGTAAATGGGATGGCTCAGCTGGGGCCTACCGAATTACTATTCCTTCTGCGACTCTGGCTGAAAGAGTCAAAGGGCCAACTCTAGATGCTAGGACTATGGTGCGGCGGGTGCGTCTTGTACAGCAAGACCCTCGTACTGTAGTAGTTCTGGTGCAACCGGGAGATGGGGTGCAAATTGGGGAACTCAATCAGCTGACTGACCAGCTATTAGCACTACAGCTGCAACGTGGTCGCTTTAGTTCGGTGCTTCCCCGTCCTGATACAATTCCTGTCCCGGCACCGGAAACTAATAATCCCCCAGAGTTTTCCCCCCGCCCTCGTAACGGACGATTGGTGGTGGTGGTAGACGCCGGACACGGAGGCAAAGATCCCGGAGCTATCGGCGTTGGTGGGCTCAGGGAGGTGGATGTCATTTTGCCGATCGCACGGCAGGTGGAGGCTTTGCTAGAGCGGCAGGGTGTTCAGGTGGTGATGACGCGAAAGGATGACTATTTCGTAGACCTGCAACCGCGTGTGACAATGGCTGAACGGGCAAACGCCGATTTGTTTGTCAGTATCCACGCCAATTCAATTGGTGGTCGTCCAGATGTGCAAGGGGTAGAGACTTACTATTACTCTAGCGGCGGACGTTTAGCTCGAAGCATTCACAACAGCATTTTGCAGGCTACCGATGCTAAAGATAGAGGGGTGAGGCAGGCGAGATTTTATGTACTTAGAAAGAGTTCTATGCCATCTGTGTTAGTAGAAGTTGGTTTTGTTAGTAACCGACAAGAGGCGGCGAAACTTGGCTCACCTGATTACCAGAGTCAGATGGCACAAGCGATCGCTCGCGGTATTCTACAGTACATTCAACAAAATCTTTAA
- the murI gene encoding glutamate racemase translates to MNNKQEGHINGQKSNEILQRSRIGVFDSGVGGLTVLRELYRHLPNESILYFGDTARLPYGTRSQAEILQFVREILIWMVDQGVKMAIMACNTSSALALEAVRSEFDLPILGVILPGARAAVGLGKRIGVIATPATAASNAYRRAILEVDATVCVWQVGCPEFVPLIEQNRIYDPYTLEVAREYLAPLLQYRIDTLVYGCTHYPHLAPILRTILPRSVNLCDPAVHVVSAASQELDLLGLRNVRPPLATRFAVSGCPEQFAKLSVQWLGCTPEVEKVYLPAMLHRQLP, encoded by the coding sequence ATGAACAACAAACAAGAAGGACACATAAATGGACAAAAAAGCAATGAAATATTACAAAGAAGCAGAATAGGCGTTTTTGATAGCGGTGTCGGTGGTCTGACTGTATTGAGAGAACTCTACCGACATCTGCCTAATGAGTCGATTCTTTATTTTGGCGATACGGCTCGACTGCCCTACGGTACCCGCTCTCAAGCTGAAATTTTGCAGTTTGTGCGCGAAATTCTGATCTGGATGGTAGATCAGGGTGTCAAAATGGCGATTATGGCTTGCAACACCAGTTCCGCTCTGGCGCTGGAGGCAGTGCGGTCTGAGTTCGACCTACCAATCTTAGGGGTCATCTTGCCTGGAGCGCGTGCTGCTGTTGGCCTGGGTAAACGGATTGGTGTGATTGCTACCCCAGCCACGGCTGCCAGTAATGCCTATCGCCGCGCTATTTTAGAAGTTGATGCTACTGTCTGTGTCTGGCAAGTCGGTTGCCCAGAGTTTGTGCCGCTCATTGAGCAAAACCGCATTTATGACCCCTATACTTTGGAGGTAGCGCGGGAGTACCTAGCACCTTTGCTACAATATCGGATCGACACGCTGGTTTACGGTTGCACCCACTATCCTCACTTGGCACCGATTCTTAGGACAATTCTGCCCAGGTCGGTTAACCTTTGCGATCCAGCAGTTCACGTAGTTTCCGCTGCTTCACAAGAGCTTGATTTATTGGGATTGAGAAATGTTCGCCCTCCTTTGGCAACTCGATTTGCGGTTAGCGGCTGTCCCGAACAGTTTGCCAAACTGTCCGTACAGTGGCTCGGCTGCACTCCAGAGGTTGAAAAAGTTTATTTACCAGCAATGCTACACCGACAATTACCCTAA
- the sds gene encoding solanesyl diphosphate synthase: MTSVTTLFAPVEADLRVLTENLKKLVGARHPILYAAAEHLFGAGGKRVRPAIVLLISRATMLDQDITPRHRRLAEITEMIHTASLVHDDVVDESEIRRGVATVHSRFGNRIAVLAGDFLFAQSSWYLANLDNLEVVKLLSEVIMDMAEGEIQQGLNRFDTSLSIEAYLEKSYYKTASLIANSAKAAGCLSDVSPEVADNLYCYGRHLGLAFQIVDDIFDFTGSTEALGKPAGSDLKSGNLTAPVLFALEEKPYLEVLIEREFTQDGDLEEAIALIMEAKGIERSRELASHHAQLAVQQLASLPTSECHQALIDMAEYVLSRLY, from the coding sequence ATGACCTCAGTCACTACCCTCTTTGCCCCTGTTGAAGCTGACCTACGTGTTCTCACGGAGAACTTGAAAAAATTGGTTGGTGCGCGTCATCCCATCCTCTATGCGGCGGCAGAACATCTATTCGGGGCGGGAGGAAAGCGCGTCAGACCCGCAATTGTCCTACTGATATCACGGGCTACGATGCTAGATCAAGACATCACGCCACGTCACCGAAGGTTAGCAGAAATTACAGAGATGATTCACACCGCAAGCCTGGTACATGACGACGTAGTAGATGAATCGGAAATACGACGGGGTGTGGCTACGGTTCACAGTCGGTTTGGCAACCGCATAGCTGTGTTAGCGGGGGATTTCTTATTTGCCCAATCTTCTTGGTACTTGGCAAATCTAGATAACCTGGAAGTGGTCAAGCTACTCTCAGAAGTGATTATGGATATGGCAGAAGGAGAAATTCAGCAAGGGCTGAATCGGTTTGACACGAGTTTGTCGATTGAGGCTTATCTGGAGAAAAGTTACTATAAAACAGCCTCGTTAATTGCCAACAGTGCCAAGGCTGCTGGTTGCTTGAGCGATGTGTCGCCGGAAGTGGCGGATAATTTGTATTGCTATGGGCGTCACCTTGGGTTGGCTTTCCAGATCGTAGATGATATATTTGACTTCACAGGCTCGACAGAAGCGTTGGGCAAACCAGCCGGGTCTGACTTAAAAAGTGGTAATCTCACCGCACCCGTATTGTTTGCTTTAGAAGAAAAACCTTACTTAGAGGTGCTAATCGAGCGAGAGTTTACCCAGGATGGGGATTTAGAAGAAGCGATCGCGCTGATAATGGAAGCGAAGGGCATTGAGCGATCGCGCGAATTAGCCTCACATCATGCTCAACTCGCCGTCCAACAATTAGCTTCTCTACCCACCTCAGAATGCCATCAAGCCCTGATTGATATGGCTGAATACGTGTTGAGTCGCCTTTACTAG
- the menB gene encoding 1,4-dihydroxy-2-naphthoyl-CoA synthase yields the protein MQPNWQTAKTYEDILYHKTDGIAKITINRPHKRNAFRPKTVFELYDAFCDAREDTSIGVVLFTGAGPHTDGKYAFCAGGDQSVRGQAGYVDDDGIPRLNVLDLQRLIRSMPKVVIALVAGYAIGGGHVLHLICDLTIAADNAIFGQTGPKVGSFDGGFGASYLARCVGQKKAREIWFLCRQYSAQQALEMGLVNCVVPVEHLETEGIQWASEILEKSPIAIRCLKAAFNADCDGQAGLQELAGNATLLYYMTEEGAEGKQAFLEKRSPDFRKYPWLP from the coding sequence ATGCAACCTAACTGGCAAACCGCCAAAACTTACGAAGACATCCTATATCACAAAACAGACGGCATCGCCAAAATTACCATCAATCGCCCCCACAAGCGCAACGCCTTTCGCCCCAAAACTGTTTTTGAACTTTACGATGCTTTCTGCGATGCCCGTGAAGATACCAGCATCGGCGTAGTTTTATTTACCGGGGCTGGCCCTCACACAGATGGCAAATACGCTTTTTGTGCTGGTGGCGATCAAAGCGTGCGGGGTCAAGCTGGATATGTGGATGATGATGGCATCCCGCGCCTCAACGTCCTCGATTTGCAACGCCTGATCCGTTCGATGCCCAAAGTTGTAATCGCCCTTGTAGCTGGTTACGCTATTGGTGGGGGACACGTTTTGCACTTGATTTGCGACCTTACCATCGCCGCAGATAATGCTATTTTTGGGCAAACTGGCCCGAAAGTCGGTAGCTTTGATGGTGGATTTGGTGCCAGCTACCTCGCCCGGTGTGTCGGACAAAAAAAAGCGCGAGAAATTTGGTTTCTCTGCCGCCAGTACAGCGCACAGCAGGCGTTGGAAATGGGTTTAGTAAATTGCGTTGTGCCAGTGGAACATCTGGAGACGGAAGGTATCCAGTGGGCTAGTGAAATTTTAGAAAAAAGTCCGATTGCGATTCGCTGTCTGAAAGCTGCCTTTAATGCTGACTGCGATGGTCAAGCGGGGTTGCAAGAACTTGCTGGTAATGCCACCTTACTCTATTACATGACCGAGGAAGGAGCCGAGGGGAAGCAGGCGTTTCTCGAAAAGCGATCGCCTGATTTCCGTAAATACCCTTGGTTGCCCTAA
- a CDS encoding DUF721 domain-containing protein, whose amino-acid sequence MSFKSLNHILDSIENQAAWQAQQEFKRLLKCWTEVVGVAVAAQTRPISISRGVLSVATSGAAWAQTLTFERQRILQKLNAKLSSQLVDIRFSTAQWQNKSASSRSPYAEEQSVTWQEHPSRVEGMSSAALSDKKPELKEPKAAFQHWESVMRERSHLSPLCPQCQCPTPPGELQRWNVCALCAVHKWQR is encoded by the coding sequence ATGTCTTTTAAATCTCTTAACCATATCTTAGACAGTATCGAAAATCAGGCGGCGTGGCAGGCTCAACAAGAATTTAAGCGTTTGCTCAAGTGTTGGACTGAGGTGGTGGGGGTAGCGGTGGCAGCCCAGACGCGACCAATTTCGATATCGCGGGGAGTGCTATCGGTTGCAACCAGCGGTGCTGCTTGGGCGCAAACTCTTACTTTTGAGCGTCAGCGGATTTTGCAAAAGTTGAATGCTAAGTTGAGCAGCCAGTTGGTGGATATTCGCTTTTCGACAGCTCAATGGCAGAACAAATCTGCCTCTAGCCGCTCTCCCTATGCTGAGGAACAATCTGTGACTTGGCAAGAGCATCCCAGTCGGGTTGAGGGGATGTCTTCGGCAGCACTTTCTGACAAGAAGCCTGAGCTAAAAGAGCCAAAAGCTGCTTTTCAACATTGGGAATCGGTAATGCGGGAGCGATCGCATCTCTCACCTCTTTGTCCCCAGTGTCAGTGTCCCACACCCCCAGGGGAACTCCAGCGCTGGAACGTTTGCGCTCTGTGTGCCGTCCATAAATGGCAACGCTAG
- a CDS encoding PspA/IM30 family protein, whose protein sequence is MGLIDRILRVIRANITNLIGKAEDPEKVLEETVLEMQENLIQLRQAVAQAIATQKRTERQYSQAENTASEWYDRAQLALSKGDENLARQALTKRKGYQETAEAMREQIDQQSQMVNRLKQDMRSLEAKISEARTKKDMYIARARSAQASAKINEMIGGVNTTSTLTAFERMEDKVLQLEAQSEAIAELGTDDLQKKFLTLEDAGEIDTELTAMKAQLGQGTQTPQLPSTQSVTPDPSLDPELQKIRSQLESS, encoded by the coding sequence ATGGGATTGATCGACCGCATTCTGCGAGTAATTCGAGCCAACATTACCAATTTGATTGGAAAAGCGGAAGATCCAGAAAAAGTGTTGGAAGAAACGGTTTTGGAAATGCAGGAGAATTTGATTCAACTGCGCCAAGCTGTGGCTCAAGCGATCGCTACTCAAAAACGTACTGAGCGGCAATACTCTCAAGCGGAAAACACCGCCTCTGAATGGTATGATCGCGCCCAACTAGCACTCTCTAAAGGCGACGAGAACTTAGCCAGACAAGCTTTGACCAAGCGCAAAGGCTATCAAGAAACAGCAGAGGCAATGCGCGAGCAAATAGACCAGCAAAGCCAGATGGTTAACCGGCTCAAACAAGATATGCGATCGCTAGAAGCAAAAATCTCCGAAGCCAGAACCAAAAAAGATATGTACATCGCTCGCGCTCGTTCTGCCCAAGCTAGTGCGAAAATTAACGAAATGATCGGCGGCGTGAATACCACCAGTACCCTGACCGCCTTCGAGCGCATGGAAGATAAAGTTTTGCAACTAGAAGCACAAAGTGAAGCGATCGCTGAACTCGGAACTGACGATTTGCAAAAGAAATTTCTGACGCTGGAAGATGCTGGTGAAATTGACACCGAATTAACCGCCATGAAAGCTCAACTTGGTCAAGGCACCCAAACACCGCAATTGCCGTCTACTCAAAGCGTCACCCCAGATCCTAGCTTAGATCCTGAATTACAAAAAATCCGCTCCCAATTGGAAAGTTCTTGA
- a CDS encoding PspA/IM30 family protein, whose amino-acid sequence MGLFDRISRVVRANLNDVVSKAEDPEKILEQSIIDMQEDLVQLRQAVARSIAAQKRTQQQYNQAQTEANNWQQRAQLAIQKGDENLAREALVRKKTHAETAGTLKTSLDQQTTQVDALKRNLIALESKISEAKTKKDMLKARAQAAKANEQLQNTVGRLGTSTAMGAFERMEEKVLELEARSQSAQELTGNALEEQFAMLESGNDVDDELAALKAQMSLGPATASGGALPAAKPTSTSSPNAAVDNELEDLKKQLDNL is encoded by the coding sequence ATGGGATTATTTGATCGCATTAGCCGAGTCGTCCGAGCCAACCTAAACGACGTGGTGAGCAAGGCTGAAGACCCAGAAAAGATTCTGGAGCAGTCTATCATCGATATGCAGGAAGACCTGGTGCAGTTGCGTCAGGCAGTTGCCAGATCCATTGCCGCTCAAAAACGGACTCAGCAACAGTATAACCAAGCCCAAACTGAAGCAAACAACTGGCAACAACGCGCTCAGCTAGCTATCCAAAAAGGCGATGAGAATCTTGCTAGAGAGGCGCTGGTACGCAAGAAGACACACGCCGAAACAGCTGGCACCCTGAAAACCAGCCTGGATCAGCAAACGACTCAGGTGGATGCCCTCAAGCGCAACTTAATTGCTCTAGAAAGTAAGATTTCTGAAGCCAAGACTAAGAAGGATATGCTTAAGGCACGGGCGCAAGCTGCTAAAGCCAACGAGCAGCTACAAAACACCGTGGGACGCTTGGGAACCAGCACCGCGATGGGAGCCTTTGAGCGCATGGAAGAAAAAGTTTTGGAACTGGAAGCTCGTTCCCAGTCAGCGCAAGAACTTACTGGCAATGCTTTAGAAGAGCAATTTGCCATGCTGGAATCCGGCAATGACGTTGATGATGAATTAGCAGCGTTGAAAGCTCAGATGTCTTTAGGCCCTGCAACGGCATCAGGAGGCGCACTACCAGCAGCTAAACCAACTTCTACCTCGTCACCTAATGCCGCAGTTGATAACGAGTTAGAAGACCTGAAAAAGCAATTGGATAACCTCTAA
- a CDS encoding thioredoxin family protein, which produces MSTSIISITDTEFETEVLKAGQPVLVYFWAAWCGPCRLVSPTVQAAADTYGDRLKVVKMESDPNPETVAKYKVEGLPALRLFKDSEVIESHEGAIGKQTLMSMLETHL; this is translated from the coding sequence ATGAGCACCAGTATTATTTCTATTACAGATACCGAATTTGAAACGGAAGTCCTGAAAGCAGGACAGCCCGTATTGGTGTACTTTTGGGCTGCTTGGTGCGGCCCTTGTCGCCTGGTATCGCCAACAGTGCAAGCAGCTGCCGATACTTATGGCGATCGCCTCAAGGTCGTGAAAATGGAAAGCGACCCCAATCCCGAAACTGTGGCAAAGTACAAAGTGGAAGGTCTGCCAGCTCTCAGGCTGTTTAAGGACAGTGAGGTAATTGAATCTCACGAGGGAGCCATTGGGAAACAGACATTGATGAGTATGCTGGAAACTCACTTGTAA